GGAGAAGCCCTTTGAGTTAAGCGCCTACTCCTCAACCCCTGGAATCCTGGAGTTGAGGGAGGCTATTGCTGATGACTACTACAGGTATTCAGGCGTTAAAGTATCATCATCCAATATTTCAGTGACCACAGGATCCTCAGAGGCCATAATAACGTTAGCCATGGCATTCCTAAACCCGGGTGATAAGGTTGTTTTACTTAACCCAACTTACCTACTGTATAAGCCCATCATGCAGTACTTCAACGCTAAGGTTACGGAAGTTAAGGTTAATATAAGTAATGATTTCAACCCTGACCCTGAGGAATTAAAGAGGGCTGTTGATAAGGGTACTAAGTTAATAGTGTTGGTTAATCCCGATAACCCAACTGGTTCAACCCTTAAGAGTGAGGTGGTTAAGACGGCTGTTGACTTAGCTGTTGATAATGATTCATTATTAATCTATGATGAGGCATACAGGCACCTTTACTACGAGGGTGAGCATGTATATGCTTTAAGATACAACATGAGTAATGTTGTTGCATTAAACACGTTCTCGAAGGATCCGGCTTTACCAGGTTGGAGACTTGGATTTGCGGTTGCTGATGAAAGCATACTCAACGTCTTCAATAGGGTTAAGCAGTACATTAATATTAATCCGCCAACCCCAGCACAGTTCATTGGACTCCTGTATCTTCGTAAGTATAAGGAGGATTTCATTAAGGAGACTATACCATTATTCAAGGAGAGGAGAGATGTAGTTTACAATAGTATTAGGT
This genomic interval from Caldivirga sp. contains the following:
- a CDS encoding pyridoxal phosphate-dependent aminotransferase, which gives rise to MPKPAKGSEYLKGSMIREVNTLVDELEGNGVDVIKMHIGQPGVPPSSELISEFTDLLREKPFELSAYSSTPGILELREAIADDYYRYSGVKVSSSNISVTTGSSEAIITLAMAFLNPGDKVVLLNPTYLLYKPIMQYFNAKVTEVKVNISNDFNPDPEELKRAVDKGTKLIVLVNPDNPTGSTLKSEVVKTAVDLAVDNDSLLIYDEAYRHLYYEGEHVYALRYNMSNVVALNTFSKDPALPGWRLGFAVADESILNVFNRVKQYININPPTPAQFIGLLYLRKYKEDFIKETIPLFKERRDVVYNSIRSMLPDAKVLKPKAGLFMFPDLSRYLSKINMNDLDFSLRLLREKHVGVVPGSAFGDGGALHIRINFTRESTDRLREGVERIAELLRELSVL